Proteins co-encoded in one Gopherus evgoodei ecotype Sinaloan lineage chromosome 4, rGopEvg1_v1.p, whole genome shotgun sequence genomic window:
- the ISCA2 gene encoding iron-sulfur cluster assembly 2 homolog, mitochondrial isoform X2 — protein MAALGVLLSCLRRLRPGGRCSLSPTLLRLVRTPPFSSQNGAYFPSIRVQWASSSSKPGQPVSDSSEGQIYLSNSCVKRLLEIIEGSEFLRLQVEGGGCSGFQYKFSLDTVINPDDRVFEQGGARVVVDVDSLAFVKGAMVDFSQELIRNSFQVVSNPQAEQGCSCGTSFSVRL, from the exons ATGGCGGCGCTGGGGGTGTTGCTGAGCTGTCTGAGGAGGTTGCGTCCCGGCGGTCGGTGCAG CCTTTCTCCTACTTTACTGCGCCTAGTGAGAACACCACCCTTTTCTTCTCAGAATGGAGCCTATTTTCCAAGCATCAGGGTGCAGTGGGCATCATCCTCTTCTAAGCCAGGGCAACCAGTGTCTGACTCTAGTGAGGGACAGATCTACCTCAGCAACAGCTGTGTGAAG AGGCTGCTGGAAATTATAGAAGGGTCTGAGTTTCTCAGGCTGCAGGTAGAGGGAGGTGGCTGCTCTGGATTCCAGTACAAGTTTTCCTTGGACACAGTTATCAATCCTGATGACAG GGTGTTTGAACAAGGTGGTGCTCGTGTTGTTGTGGATGTGGACAGCCTGGCCTTTGTGAAAGGTGCAATGGTGGATTTCAGCCAGGAGCTAATCCGCAACTCATTCCAGGTGGTGAGCAATCCACAGGCCGAGCAGGGCTGCTCATGTGGAACATCCTTCTCTGTCAGACTCTGA
- the ISCA2 gene encoding iron-sulfur cluster assembly 2 homolog, mitochondrial isoform X1, with translation MAALGVLLSCLRRLRPGGRCSSLSPTLLRLVRTPPFSSQNGAYFPSIRVQWASSSSKPGQPVSDSSEGQIYLSNSCVKRLLEIIEGSEFLRLQVEGGGCSGFQYKFSLDTVINPDDRVFEQGGARVVVDVDSLAFVKGAMVDFSQELIRNSFQVVSNPQAEQGCSCGTSFSVRL, from the exons ATGGCGGCGCTGGGGGTGTTGCTGAGCTGTCTGAGGAGGTTGCGTCCCGGCGGTCGGTGCAG CAGCCTTTCTCCTACTTTACTGCGCCTAGTGAGAACACCACCCTTTTCTTCTCAGAATGGAGCCTATTTTCCAAGCATCAGGGTGCAGTGGGCATCATCCTCTTCTAAGCCAGGGCAACCAGTGTCTGACTCTAGTGAGGGACAGATCTACCTCAGCAACAGCTGTGTGAAG AGGCTGCTGGAAATTATAGAAGGGTCTGAGTTTCTCAGGCTGCAGGTAGAGGGAGGTGGCTGCTCTGGATTCCAGTACAAGTTTTCCTTGGACACAGTTATCAATCCTGATGACAG GGTGTTTGAACAAGGTGGTGCTCGTGTTGTTGTGGATGTGGACAGCCTGGCCTTTGTGAAAGGTGCAATGGTGGATTTCAGCCAGGAGCTAATCCGCAACTCATTCCAGGTGGTGAGCAATCCACAGGCCGAGCAGGGCTGCTCATGTGGAACATCCTTCTCTGTCAGACTCTGA